The proteins below are encoded in one region of Scophthalmus maximus strain ysfricsl-2021 chromosome 4, ASM2237912v1, whole genome shotgun sequence:
- the taldo1 gene encoding transaldolase — protein sequence MSTVSPDKRRKMETALNQLKKHTVVVADTGDVNAIDEYKPQDATTNPSLILAAAKMPAYQSLLDQAIKYGIAKGGTEDEQVANTMDKLFVSFGLEILKKVPGRVSTEVDARLSFDKEEMVAKALRLIALYEEAGIGKERVLIKLSSTWEGIQAGKELEEKHGVHCNMTLLFSFAQAVACAEANVTLISPFVGRILDWYKENTDRKSYEPHEDPGVVSVTKIYNHYKKFGYSTVVMGASFRNTGQVKALAGCDLLTISPGLLAELSQDHSTVKEMLSVEKAKACDLEKIHLDEKAFRWQHNEDRMAVEKLSDGIRKFAADGIKLETMIKEKMLNVKNGK from the exons ATGTCCACTGTGTCGCCAGACAAGCggaggaagatggagacggCGCTCAACCAGCTGAAGAAGCACACGGTGGTGGTGGCGGACACGGGGGACGTGAACG CCATTGATGAGTACAAGCCCCAAGATGCCACCACTAACCCCTCGCTCATCCTGGCTGCGGCGAAGATGCCCGCCTACCAGAGCCTCTTGGATCAGGCCATCAAATACGGCATCGCCAAAGGCGG AACCGAAGACGAGCAGGTAGCCAACACCATGGACAAGCTGTTTGTGTCTTTCGGCCTAGAGATCCTCAAGAAGGTCCCGGGCAGAGTCTCGACCGAGGTGGATGCCAG ACTTTCTTTCGACAAAGAGGAAATGGTCGCCAAGGCCCTAAGGCTCATCGCTCTGTACGAAGAGGCAGGAATCGGCAAGGAGCGTGTGCTCATCAAGCTGTCGTCGACCTGGGAGGGGATCCAGGCTGGCAA ggAGCTCGAGGAGAAGCACGGTGTCCACTGCAACATGACCCTGCTGTTCTCTTTTGCTCAGGCTGTGGCCTGTGCAGAAGCAAACGTAACGCTCATATCGCCCTTCGTTGGGCGAATCCTCGACTGGTACAAGGAGAACACCGACCGCAAAAGCTACGAGCCGCACGAAGACCCAG GTGTGGTGAGTGTGACCAAGATTTACAACCACTACAAGAAGTTTGGCTACAGCACCGTGGTGATGGGCGCGTCCTTCAGAAACACGGGTCAGGTGAAAGCCCTGGCGGGCTGTGACCTGCTCACCATCTCCCCCGGGCTGCTGGCGGAGCTCAGCCAGGATCACAGCACCGTCAAGGAGATGCTCAGTGTGGAGAAAG ccaAGGCCTGTGATCTGGAGAAGATCCACCTGGATGAGAAGGCGTTCCGCTGGCAGCACAACGAGGACCGCATGGCCGTGGAGAAACTGTCCGATGGCATCCGCAAGTTCGCTGCAGACGGCATCAAACTGGAGACCATGATCAAA GAGAAAATGCTCAACGTGAAAAACGGAAAGTAA